CTGATCCATGAAAAGTTGCCCTTGGATGAGGTGGTGAGGAGGAAAGGCATCGCTCTTACCTCTAAATGCAATTTATGAGATGTGGATGAAGAATCCCTAGATCACATTTTCCTTCGCTGCCCCTTTGCGAATGAAATTTGGTCCTTCTTCTGTGGGCATTTTAATATTAGATGGTCTCCTCCTTTATCCATTCCTATGCTTTTCCAATGCTAGAAAAGAGCGCTAAATCAGGCCTTTTGTAAGGAAGCCTGGGTGATGAGGATTGTCATTGTGGCAGACAGTATCTGGAGAGAAAGAAACCTGAGAAGGCATGATGAAGGTCGGAGAAACTCCAGTTATGTGTGCCTTTCTATTATTGAGGAGTTAAAAAGGTGCAAACCAAATACTAAAGGAGCGATTAGATCCATGGCTGATATGATTTGCTATAGAAAATTGGGTTGATGGGGCAAGGAATCCTAGTTAGACCAATTTTAGAGGTTCATTGGTGTAAGCCTTAGGTAAACCGggtcaaattaaattttgatggcAGCTCGATGGGAAATCTAGGGCGTGCAGGTGCTAGCGGAATTTTTAGAGACTGTCTGGGAAGAGTTCTGGGATCGTATAAAATCTTTATGGGGATTACAGGGGTGTTTCATTCTAAGATGGAAGGGCTCATGGAAGGTCTAATTTGTGCTAGAGACTTGGGCTTTAACCAGCTTTGGGTTGAGTCTGATTCCTCTTCGGTTGTGATGCTGGTGCAGCAACGAAAGATCCCCTGGTTTGCAGCTCAACGATGGGCTTTCCTAAAACCATACTTGGGTGAGATTAATTGGAAAATATCTCACATTTTCAGAGAGGGGAATTCCATTGCGGATTTCTTAGCAAGAGATGCTGCCAAGACTGGGATCTCTAGATCTAATGAAAATTTCCTAGGTCATGTTGTGGAGCTTCTTAGCAGAGATGCTACTAGAATACCGAATTATAGATTTTGCTAGTTttttcccctctccctctccttgctgatggcaatgccgaaggtggggggcAGGGGAGGTTTTGGCTATGGTTGCTTGTTGGtgaaattttcctttctctttcattttaataaaatttttctttagcgaaaaaaaaaaaaaNNNNNNNNNNNNNNNNNNNNattttttttttttttgttaccatgaaaaaataaaacaatattataatgtcaatatttttttctctagaaaatgatttatattaaaaagaaaggaaacaaaaacatAGAGCCATACAGAAGGacatcaaaagggaaaaaaaaatcgctACCCTAACCCCTACCTTCGGCACTGCCATCAGCAGGGCAGAGGGAAAGCGCACTAGCCAAACTGAAATTTGGTCTTCCATGAACATCTCTTCTCATCATCTCTAGAACGTGCCCATGGAATGCAATATTCGAACCCAAAATCCCCATCTTTGCTGCATCTCAAGCCAAATAATCAGTGATCGAGTTTGCCTCTCTAAAGTTATAAGAGATCTTCCATTCAATTCCCTCCAAGTAAGGCTGAAGGTAAATCCATCTTTGGAGAGCAAACCATGGGATTTTCTTTTACTGAAACGAGATCGCGACCGCGCTAGAGTCCGTCTCCACCCACAAGCGGTTTATTGCCAGCTCGCGAGGCCTCAAGAGACCCACCATAAGaccttccacctcggcctagaAAACACCTGTCACAcccataaaatatttatatgAATTCAACACTCTTCCCAAGTAGTCATGAAAAAGTCCACCAGCTCCTACATGCCCTAGATTACCCATGGAACTTCCATCAAAATTTAGTTTAATGCAGCCCACCTGTGGTCTACACCAATACACATCTAGAATCGGTTGAGGCAGAGCATTTTGAATCAGAATCCCAAGCTTCCTGCAGCAAATAACATCAATTATCGACTTCACCTCTCCTTTGGTACTGGGGTTAGAGGCTCTTACATCCTCTAAGACCATTTGCAGAACGTACCTAGTGGGTCTCATCAACCCATCATGACATCTACTATTCCTCTCACGCTAGATATGCTCAGCCATAGTGATCAGACTCAACGCCTACGCCTCCTTGCAACACACTGATTTATGCTTTCTTTCCACCACTGAAATAGCTCCGCTAGAGAAACAACCTACTGCGACAGAACATTAAACAGCCACAGAAAAAGATCCAAATCTCCTTCAAAAAAGAGCAGTGGAGGAAGATGTGTTCTATTGATTCAGTCTCAACGCCACACAAGCAGCATTTTGAAGTGAGTGCAATTCTCCTCTTCTGAACCTCCTCATCAATGGGAAGCTTGCCATGAACCATTCTCCAACCAAAAATAGACACCCTTGGCTGCAGCTTTTTACTCCATAACAGGGAAGCCCAATGGACCTTTGGATTCCGTCTTCTAATCTCCTCCCAAGCTGATTTGGAACTGAAGCTGCCATTTGAAGCTAGACTCCACAAACACATATCCTCATATTCCTATGTCGGAATTTTATTTCTCCCCACCTTTTCAAACATTTCCTTCAACAAAGAAGATCTGACCTCTGGAAGCCtccattgaaaattttcaataaattcaGAAACCTTCCTATTATAAGGACCAATAGACACACTCTCCAGCCTAGCAAGCTCGTGTATAGACTTTTCATCCAGCCATCTGTCTAACCAGAAATTTACTTTCTTTCCATCTCCAATCAGCCATCTTTTCTTTGAGGACATAAAAGGCCACATTTTCCTGAATCCAGGCTAAATGGAAGAGGCCTTGTACCCTGTTTTGAAAGACCCATCCCTCTTCAAGGA
Above is a window of Macadamia integrifolia cultivar HAES 741 unplaced genomic scaffold, SCU_Mint_v3 scaffold852, whole genome shotgun sequence DNA encoding:
- the LOC122070199 gene encoding uncharacterized protein LOC122070199 → MGNLGRAGASGIFRDCLGRVLGSYKIFMGITGVFHSKMEGLMEGLICARDLGFNQLWVESDSSSVVMLVQQRKIPWFAAQRWAFLKPYLGEINWKISHIFREGNSIADFLARDAAKTGISRSNENFLGHVVELLSRDATRIPNYRFC